In the Ipomoea triloba cultivar NCNSP0323 chromosome 6, ASM357664v1 genome, one interval contains:
- the LOC116022075 gene encoding NAC domain-containing protein 79-like, translating to MENLPGDDNQMDLPPGFRFHPTDEELITHYLSKKALDTSFSAVAIGEVDMNKVEPWELPWKSRIGEKEWYFFCVRDKKYPTGMRTNRATASGYWKATGKDKEIFRGKCLVGMKKTLVFYQGRAPKGEKTNWVCHEFRLEGKLSVHNFPNAAQSDWVICRVFHKNSCGKNVHFPDTKSSVLPPLTDSSTTTTPPESGHVHCFSSLIPSENKSLQQESMNMVNYLSNINPPLPSSSTADISPHPQNVFPWSQAVQTHGSSFLNPADSFSPIQDPAILTSLLAGCGHRSFKTEKEIVCGSQETEISSVVSNLEMGRRAFDDHQNPQELDCLWSY from the exons ATGGAAAACTTGCCCGGAGACGATAACCAGATGGATTTGCCACCTGGATTCCGCTTCCACCCCACAGATGAAGAGCTCATCACTCATTACTTGTCGAAGAAGGCTCTTGACACTTCTTTCTCTGCTGTCGCCATTGGAGAGGTGGATATGAACAAGGTTGAACCTTGGGAATTACCTT GGAAATCAAGAATTGGGGAAAAGGAATGGTATTTTTTCTGTGTGAGGGATAAGAAGTACCCAACTGGAATGAGAACTAACAGAGCCACGGCTTCCGGGTACTGGAAGGCCACCGGAAAAGACAAGGAGATTTTCCGGGGGAAATGCCTGGTCGGAATGAAGAAGACCCTGGTTTTCTACCAGGGCAGAGCTCCTAAAGGCGAGAAGACTAATTGGGTCTGCCATGAATTCAGACTTGAAGGCAAATTGTCTGTCCACAACTTCCCCAATGCAGCTCAg AGTGATTGGGTGATTTGCAGGGTGTTCCACAAGAATTCCTGCGGCAAAAATGTCCATTTTCCAGACACCAAATCCTCCGTTCTGCCGCCGCTAACAGAttcctccaccaccaccaccccgcCGGAATCCGGCCACGTGCACTGCTTCTCCAGTCTCATCCCGTCTGAGAACAAGAGCCTGCAGCAAGAATCCATGAACATGGTGAACTATCTCAGCAATATTAATCCTCCATTACCGTCTTCTTCAACTGCAGATATTTCCCCACACCCACAGAATGTATTCCCATGGAGCCAAGCAGTCCAAACCCATGGCAGTAGCTTTCTGAATCCCGCGGATTCATTCTCCCCCATTCAAGACCCTGCAATTCTGACGAGTCTTCTTGCAGGCTGTGGCCACCGGAGCTTCAAAACGGAGAAGGAGATCGTGTGTGGGTCCCAAGAAACTGAGATCTCCTCTGTGGTCTCAAATCTTGAAATGGGAAGAAGGGCTTTTGATGATCACCAGAATCCACAGGAGCTTGACTGCCTCTGGAGTTactaa
- the LOC116021782 gene encoding pentatricopeptide repeat-containing protein At4g21065-like, with protein MDYAVSVFEHAESSDGFLWNTMIRGFVRIYEVERAIEYYKKMQENGMGADNFTFSFLLKLCGQLGSGMLGKQLHSSVVKSGQQSHVFVLNTLIHMYGMLKDVEVADQLFEEIPKPGLVAWNTIIDCHMSCGEHAKALHLFERMQKCGVGFDEATLVVTLSACSEMGGLDYGRWLHFLVDNSSLSRTLQVCNSLIDMYAKCGEVEEAYRVFDKMNVRNLVTWNTMILGYAIHGNGDEALKLFSRMLNEKQCFPNDVTFLGALCACSHGGMVEEGKRYFHIMIHDFHIQPTLKHYGCMVDVLARAGFVQEAYDLITSMPGRCNDVIWRTLLGACRVHGKVELAEEIRSHLQQDHSSDYVLLSNVYASAGLWNNFIEARKSMRDRGVQKPAPGNSLIKFTQE; from the coding sequence ATGGATTATGCTGTCTCCGTTTTTGAGCATGCCGAGAGTTCAGATGGGTTTCTGTGGAATACAATGATCAGAGGGTTTGTGAGgatttatgaggttgaaagaGCAATTGAATACTACAAGAAAATGCAGGAAAATGGGATGGGGGCagataattttacattttctttcttGTTGAAGCTATGTGGGCAGTTGGGATCCGGCATGTTGGGAAAGCAGCTGCATAGCAGTGTGGTGAAATCTGGGCAGCAAAGCCATGTTTTTGTGTTGAATACTCTGATTCATATGTATGGTATGTTGAAGGATGTTGAGGTTGCTGACCAGCTGTTTGAGGAAATTCCTAAACCAGGATTGGTGGCTTGGAATACCATAATTGACTGTCATATGAGCTGTGGGGAGCATGCTAAGGCCCTACATTTGTTTGAAAGAATGCAGAAATGTGGTGTGGGGTTTGATGAGGCAACACTGGTTGTGACCCTATCAGCTTGTTCAGAAATGGGTGGTTTGGATTATGGGAGATGGCTGCATTTTCTTGTGGATAATAGTAGCCTTAGTAGAACTCTTCAGGTCTGCAATTCGCTAATCGATATGTATGCAAAGTGTGGTGAAGTTGAAGAAGCATACAGGGTATTCGACAAGATGAATGTGAGAAATTTAGTCACATGGAATACAATGATCTTAGGGTATGCAATCCATGGCAATGGAGATGAAGCATTGAAGCTCTTCTCCAGAATGCTGAATGAGAAGCAGTGTTTCCCCAATGATGTTACTTTCTTGGGAGCTCTGTGTGCTTGTAGCCATGGAGGAATGGTAGAAGAAGGGAAGAGGTATTTCCACATTATGATTCATGACTTTCACATTCAGCCAACACTGAAGCACTATGGTTGCATGGTGGATGTTCTTGCCCGAGCTGGATTCGTTCAGGAAGCGTACGATCTGATTACCAGTATGCCGGGGAGATGCAATGATGTGATCTGGAGAACACTGTTGGGTGCTTGCAGGGTTCATGGCAAAGTGGAATTGGCAGAGGAAATCAGAAGTCATCTTCAACAAGATCACAGCAGTGACTATGTTCTTCTTTCTAATGTGTATGCAAGTGCAGGCTTGTGGAACAATTTTATAGAAGCAAGGAAATCAATGAGGGACAGAGGAGTCCAGAAGCCAGCTCCTGGTAATAGTTTGATCAAATTCACACAAGAATGA